The following proteins are encoded in a genomic region of Pikeienuella piscinae:
- a CDS encoding Tim44/TimA family putative adaptor protein — translation MGDGLLTLIILAGITVFLVLRLKNVLGAKTGLEKKPEPVFGARRTAEAEPRVEDREEPEPIAANDPLAETWAAFRAIEPDFSPRDFVEGAKRAYEMLLMAYENGEKAVLETYLSPDVYQDFAAAIDQRANEGLTVDARFVGVREAKITGARFDADEQIAEIDLRFVGELVTVVRDQEHRVVEGDPNEIRRETDHWTFGRKLGAPDPNWLLIATGE, via the coding sequence ATGGGCGACGGCCTGCTCACCCTTATCATTCTGGCCGGAATCACGGTGTTTCTCGTGCTTCGGTTGAAGAATGTCCTTGGCGCCAAGACCGGGCTGGAGAAGAAACCGGAGCCGGTATTCGGGGCGCGAAGAACGGCCGAGGCCGAGCCGCGGGTCGAAGACCGGGAAGAACCCGAACCGATCGCCGCGAACGATCCGCTGGCGGAAACCTGGGCGGCGTTCCGCGCGATCGAGCCCGATTTTTCGCCGCGCGATTTCGTAGAGGGCGCGAAACGCGCATACGAGATGCTGCTGATGGCCTACGAAAATGGCGAGAAGGCGGTTCTGGAGACCTATCTCTCGCCCGACGTTTATCAGGACTTCGCCGCCGCAATCGACCAGCGCGCAAATGAGGGTCTGACGGTCGACGCCCGTTTCGTCGGCGTGCGCGAAGCGAAGATCACGGGCGCACGGTTCGACGCCGACGAGCAAATTGCCGAGATCGATCTGCGTTTCGTCGGTGAACTTGTGACCGTCGTTCGCGATCAGGAGCATCGCGTGGTTGAGGGCGACCCCAACGAGATCAGACGCGAGACGGATCACTGGACATTCGGCCGCAAACTGGGCGCGCCGGACCCGAACTGGCTCCTCATCGCCACCGGGGAATGA
- the rho gene encoding transcription termination factor Rho encodes MNITQLKLSELKAKSPTDLLKFAEEIEVENASSMRKQDMMFAILKELAERDVEIIGEGVLEVLLDGFGFLRSPDANYLPGPDDIYVSPNQIRRFALRTGDTIEGLIREPKEGERYFALTKVHTINFEEPEMARHKVHFDNLTPLYPDQRFKLEIEDPTVKDRSARVIDLVSPIGKGQRCLIVAPPRTGKTVLLQNIAYSIERNHPECFLIVLLIDERPEEVTDMQRSVKGEVVSSTFDEPATRHVAVAEMVIEKAKRLVEHGRDVVILLDSITRLGRAFNTVVPSSGKVLTGGVDANALQRPKRFFGAARNIEEGGSLTIISTALIDTGSRMDEVIFEEFKGTGNSEIVLDRKVADKRVFPAMDILKSGTRKEELLVDKAELTKMFVLRRILNPMGTTDAIEFLLGKLKQTKSNSEFFDSMNA; translated from the coding sequence ATGAACATCACCCAACTCAAGCTTTCTGAACTGAAAGCGAAGAGCCCAACCGATCTTCTGAAATTTGCTGAAGAGATTGAGGTCGAGAACGCCAGTTCAATGCGCAAGCAAGACATGATGTTCGCTATTCTCAAGGAGTTGGCTGAACGTGATGTCGAGATCATCGGGGAGGGCGTGCTTGAGGTCTTGCTCGATGGGTTCGGATTTCTCCGTTCACCGGATGCGAATTATCTTCCTGGACCGGATGATATCTATGTCTCACCGAACCAGATCAGGCGTTTCGCATTGCGGACCGGCGATACGATCGAGGGCCTGATCAGGGAGCCAAAGGAAGGTGAACGGTATTTCGCTCTGACCAAGGTTCATACGATCAATTTCGAAGAACCGGAGATGGCGCGCCACAAGGTTCATTTCGACAACCTGACGCCGCTCTACCCCGACCAGCGTTTCAAACTGGAGATCGAGGATCCGACAGTGAAGGACCGCTCGGCGCGGGTGATCGACCTCGTATCGCCAATCGGCAAGGGACAGCGCTGCCTGATCGTCGCGCCGCCGCGCACCGGCAAGACCGTTCTTCTGCAGAACATCGCCTATTCGATCGAACGCAACCACCCGGAATGCTTTCTAATTGTCCTGTTGATCGACGAACGACCGGAAGAAGTCACCGACATGCAGCGTTCGGTCAAGGGTGAGGTGGTCTCCTCTACTTTCGATGAACCAGCGACACGGCATGTCGCGGTGGCGGAGATGGTAATCGAAAAGGCCAAGCGACTTGTCGAACATGGACGTGATGTAGTGATCCTGCTCGACTCGATCACCCGGTTGGGACGCGCGTTTAACACGGTTGTGCCTTCCTCCGGCAAGGTGCTTACCGGGGGTGTGGACGCCAATGCGCTGCAACGGCCGAAGCGGTTTTTCGGTGCGGCGCGCAATATCGAGGAAGGCGGATCGCTCACGATCATTTCCACGGCGCTGATCGACACTGGAAGCCGGATGGACGAGGTCATCTTCGAAGAATTCAAGGGCACCGGCAACTCGGAGATCGTTCTCGATCGGAAAGTCGCCGACAAGCGGGTATTCCCGGCGATGGACATTCTGAAATCCGGGACACGGAAAGAAGAACTTCTCGTCGACAAGGCGGAATTGACGAAAATGTTCGTCCTCAGGCGGATTCTCAACCCGATGGGCACGACGGATGCAATCGAATTTCTGCTTGGGAAGCTCAAGCAAACGAAGTCCAATAGCGAGTTCTTTGATTCCATGAACGCCTAG
- a CDS encoding shikimate dehydrogenase, with product MIGSAMLHAGVMGWPVAHSRSPEIHGYWLKKYGIQGSYERVPSDPSDFETDVHRLRDSGWRGVNVTIPHKEAALSLADEATPRARAIGAANTITFSRSGRILADNTDAFGFIENLKERAGASWRREAPAIVLGAGGAARAVVHALLESGARTVTLANRTQSRAEALATAFGPPARAVEWAGIGEALAGAGLIVNTTSAGMDGRPPLDIDFAAAPADVIVTDIVYTPLITPFLDAATARGLIAIDGLGMLLHQARPGFEAWFGVAPQVDETLRALMLAP from the coding sequence ATGATCGGATCAGCGATGCTTCACGCCGGCGTCATGGGTTGGCCTGTCGCCCATTCCCGCTCGCCGGAAATACACGGATACTGGCTGAAGAAATATGGAATCCAGGGCTCTTATGAGCGCGTGCCTTCCGATCCCTCCGATTTCGAAACTGATGTTCATCGGCTGAGAGACTCGGGTTGGCGGGGCGTGAACGTCACGATTCCGCACAAGGAGGCGGCGCTTTCGCTTGCAGACGAAGCGACGCCCCGCGCGCGCGCCATTGGCGCCGCCAACACTATTACCTTCAGCCGATCCGGGCGGATCCTAGCCGACAATACGGATGCGTTCGGTTTCATCGAGAACCTGAAAGAACGCGCCGGCGCGAGCTGGCGGCGCGAAGCGCCCGCGATTGTGCTGGGCGCCGGGGGCGCGGCGCGCGCGGTGGTTCATGCGCTACTTGAATCGGGTGCGCGAACTGTCACCCTCGCGAATCGGACGCAGAGCCGCGCCGAGGCTCTGGCCACGGCGTTCGGTCCCCCGGCGCGCGCGGTCGAGTGGGCCGGAATTGGTGAAGCGCTCGCGGGCGCCGGGCTCATCGTCAATACGACGAGTGCCGGCATGGACGGCCGCCCACCGCTTGACATCGATTTTGCCGCCGCCCCGGCGGATGTGATCGTGACCGACATTGTCTATACGCCGCTGATCACGCCTTTTCTCGACGCCGCGACTGCGCGGGGCCTGATCGCGATCGATGGACTGGGAATGCTGCTCCATCAAGCCCGGCCCGGTTTCGAAGCCTGGTTCGGGGTCGCGCCGCAAGTTGACGAGACGCTCCGCGCGTTGATGCTTGCGCCATGA
- the dnaQ gene encoding DNA polymerase III subunit epsilon, translating into MREIVLDTETTGLDPFDGHRIVEIGGVELLNHMPTGRFYHQYINPMRDMPAEAFAVHGLSSERLSKEPVFAAIAEEFVAFIGDATLVIHNAPFDMKFINAELRALGLDPLPAERARDTLAMARKRFPGSPAGLDALCRRFGIDNSAREKHGALLDSELLAEVYLELIGGRQPDLGVSLSPGGATTQTVVSTASAWRPGLRPAPLPPRLTEEDAARHAAFVESLGPDALWWRTPGG; encoded by the coding sequence ATGCGTGAAATCGTGCTCGATACCGAAACCACCGGGCTCGACCCTTTCGATGGACATCGCATTGTCGAGATCGGTGGCGTCGAGTTGCTGAACCACATGCCGACGGGCCGGTTTTATCATCAGTATATCAATCCGATGCGGGATATGCCGGCGGAGGCCTTCGCTGTTCACGGCCTGTCGAGCGAACGGCTGTCGAAGGAGCCGGTTTTCGCCGCAATCGCCGAAGAATTTGTCGCTTTCATCGGCGACGCGACGCTGGTGATCCACAATGCGCCCTTCGACATGAAGTTCATCAATGCTGAGTTGCGCGCGCTCGGTCTTGATCCGCTTCCTGCGGAGCGGGCCCGCGATACGCTGGCGATGGCGCGAAAACGCTTCCCAGGTTCCCCCGCTGGTCTGGATGCACTCTGTCGCCGGTTCGGTATCGATAACTCGGCGCGGGAGAAGCACGGCGCGCTGCTCGATAGCGAGCTGCTGGCGGAGGTTTATCTCGAGTTGATCGGTGGGAGGCAACCCGATCTCGGGGTATCGCTTTCGCCGGGCGGCGCGACCACGCAAACAGTTGTTTCGACTGCTTCAGCATGGCGGCCCGGCTTGCGCCCAGCGCCCCTGCCGCCTCGGTTGACCGAAGAAGATGCGGCGCGGCATGCGGCTTTCGTCGAGTCCCTTGGGCCGGATGCGCTCTGGTGGCGTACGCCCGGCGGGTGA
- a CDS encoding Maf family protein, producing the protein MSAPLILASASPARAEMLRRAGAAPEIVPARVDEAEVKIALRAAGAAPRDQADALAEMKAIRVSSRFPGVLVIGADQVLDLDGDAFDKPETLDDARAQLLRLRGARHSLYSAAVIAVDGAAVWRHIGHARLTMRAFTDSFLDDYLSTIGGGALTTAGGYRIEEEGVRLFSRIEGDWFSILGLPLLELLAFLRVRGALAE; encoded by the coding sequence ATGAGCGCGCCGTTGATCCTCGCGTCGGCCAGCCCGGCACGCGCCGAGATGCTCCGGCGCGCCGGAGCCGCGCCTGAGATCGTCCCGGCCCGCGTCGATGAGGCCGAAGTGAAGATCGCGCTGCGCGCCGCCGGCGCGGCCCCCCGCGACCAGGCCGACGCATTGGCGGAGATGAAGGCGATCAGGGTCTCCAGCCGTTTCCCCGGCGTGCTGGTGATCGGGGCCGATCAGGTGCTGGATCTGGATGGCGACGCGTTCGACAAACCGGAAACACTGGACGACGCGCGCGCGCAGCTTCTCCGGCTCCGGGGCGCTCGGCACTCGCTTTACAGCGCGGCGGTTATCGCCGTCGACGGTGCGGCGGTCTGGCGTCATATCGGCCACGCGCGGCTGACCATGCGTGCGTTTACCGACAGTTTTCTTGACGACTATCTCAGCACCATTGGCGGAGGGGCGCTAACCACCGCCGGCGGGTACAGGATCGAGGAAGAAGGCGTGCGGCTCTTTTCGCGAATAGAAGGCGACTGGTTCTCCATACTCGGGTTGCCGCTGCTGGAGCTGCTGGCCTTCCTGCGGGTGCGTGGAGCGCTCGCCGAATGA
- the hemE gene encoding uroporphyrinogen decarboxylase, with the protein MPEPVLGKPLLRSLAGETLPRPPIWLMRQAGRYLPEYRAVRAKAGGFLKLCYSPEDAAEVTLQPIRRFGFDAAILFADILLIPQSLGQKLWFVTGEGPRLAPITDASTLRNADEIHETLGPIYETVRMVRGALPPEVALIGFAGAPWTVATYMIAGRGTPDQAPAHALMRRDPTAFNAIIDRVVEATIAYLSRQIEAGADAIKLFDSWAGSLTGSEFESVCVEPNRRIVEALRLKYPGVPAIGFPRGVGEGALRFVRRTRVDGIAIGQEMDLGWARDHLQKHAAVQGNIDPQLMITGGDELRRAVETTIETLSGGPHILNLGHGITPDADPANVDMLVRLVKG; encoded by the coding sequence ATGCCCGAACCCGTCCTCGGTAAGCCGCTTCTCCGTTCTCTCGCCGGCGAAACATTACCACGCCCGCCGATCTGGCTGATGCGGCAAGCCGGTCGCTATCTGCCGGAATATCGCGCTGTGCGCGCAAAAGCTGGCGGGTTCCTCAAACTATGCTACTCGCCAGAGGACGCTGCGGAGGTAACATTGCAGCCAATCCGTCGTTTCGGATTCGACGCCGCCATCCTTTTCGCCGACATCCTGCTGATACCTCAATCACTTGGCCAAAAACTGTGGTTCGTTACCGGGGAAGGTCCAAGACTTGCGCCGATTACGGATGCTTCGACGTTACGAAACGCCGACGAGATCCATGAAACCCTGGGCCCGATTTACGAAACAGTACGAATGGTGCGTGGGGCGCTTCCTCCGGAGGTTGCGCTAATCGGCTTCGCTGGCGCGCCCTGGACGGTGGCGACGTACATGATCGCAGGGCGCGGCACCCCCGACCAAGCGCCCGCGCACGCATTGATGCGCCGGGATCCAACTGCGTTCAATGCAATCATCGACCGAGTAGTCGAGGCCACAATCGCTTATCTTTCTCGTCAAATCGAGGCCGGAGCGGATGCTATCAAGCTCTTCGACAGCTGGGCCGGCTCGCTGACCGGCTCTGAGTTCGAAAGCGTTTGTGTCGAACCCAACCGCAGGATCGTGGAAGCCCTTCGCCTGAAATATCCCGGCGTTCCCGCGATCGGTTTTCCACGTGGCGTCGGAGAAGGTGCGCTACGCTTCGTCCGCAGGACAAGGGTCGATGGCATCGCAATCGGACAGGAGATGGATTTGGGCTGGGCGCGGGATCATCTCCAGAAGCATGCCGCGGTTCAGGGTAATATCGATCCACAGCTCATGATCACCGGTGGCGATGAGTTACGACGGGCTGTGGAGACAACAATCGAGACGCTTAGCGGCGGTCCGCATATTCTCAATCTCGGCCACGGAATCACGCCAGATGCAGATCCAGCGAATGTTGATATGCTCGTGAGGCTGGTGAAGGGTTGA
- a CDS encoding pyruvate, water dikinase regulatory protein: MNGIEVFHPNVSPLLVIPEAPDYPRPAPRWLTAHAFRGLMKKIVYLLSDSTGETVARVGAAALSLFNRAVDKRLRVFIRSEAEADAVIDEFRREPGAVIVTMVNPDLRERIMNAAETLGLPAFAVLQPVVGMLEAHLGETAKPLMGGQYVVDDLYYRRIDAIDYAISHDDGALTDRLARADVILTGVSRTSKTPTCIYLAVRGVKAANLPLVPGANPPPAFFSAISGGVPVVALTASPARLAQIRSHRLEAIGHDRGAEYAALEMIRREVADARLLFERIGAPVIDVTRRSIEETAAEIMAILRKLGRA; encoded by the coding sequence ATGAATGGAATCGAGGTTTTCCACCCGAACGTGTCACCGCTGCTGGTTATCCCCGAAGCCCCGGATTATCCTCGCCCGGCGCCGCGTTGGCTGACCGCACATGCATTTCGGGGCTTGATGAAGAAGATCGTTTACCTCCTTTCGGATTCAACTGGCGAGACGGTGGCGCGGGTCGGCGCGGCCGCGCTCAGTCTCTTCAATCGCGCGGTGGACAAGCGTCTTCGGGTATTCATCAGAAGCGAAGCGGAGGCCGATGCTGTTATCGATGAGTTTCGCCGCGAGCCGGGCGCTGTCATCGTCACCATGGTAAATCCCGATCTAAGGGAGCGTATCATGAACGCGGCGGAAACGCTCGGTCTGCCGGCGTTCGCGGTCCTGCAACCCGTCGTCGGAATGCTCGAGGCGCATCTTGGCGAGACGGCGAAACCGCTCATGGGTGGACAATATGTGGTTGACGATCTCTATTACCGACGGATCGACGCCATCGATTACGCAATTTCGCACGACGATGGGGCGCTGACTGACAGGCTCGCCCGCGCTGACGTCATTCTGACCGGGGTGAGCCGCACCTCGAAAACGCCGACATGCATCTATCTGGCGGTGCGAGGAGTGAAAGCCGCGAATCTTCCGCTTGTACCGGGCGCCAATCCGCCGCCAGCGTTTTTCAGCGCGATTTCCGGCGGCGTGCCGGTGGTGGCGTTGACCGCCAGCCCGGCGCGGCTGGCTCAAATACGAAGCCATCGGCTGGAGGCGATCGGCCATGATCGCGGCGCCGAATACGCGGCGCTCGAAATGATCCGCCGCGAGGTTGCAGACGCCCGTCTGTTGTTCGAGCGGATCGGGGCGCCGGTGATCGACGTCACTCGCCGTTCGATCGAAGAAACTGCGGCAGAGATCATGGCGATTCTGCGCAAACTGGGGCGCGCATGA
- the coaE gene encoding dephospho-CoA kinase (Dephospho-CoA kinase (CoaE) performs the final step in coenzyme A biosynthesis.) yields MITIALTGSIGMGKSTAAKMFADAGAFVWDADEAVHRLYAAGGAGARAIEALAPDAVADGAVDRRALRDAVLANPLLLKRIEAAIHPLVATDRMAALQKAEETGAAVAVCDIPLLYETGGDAAFDHVAVVSAPQEVQRARVLARPGMTEAAFAAIRDKQMDDAEKRRRADFVIDTGQGFDATRAEIKRIMRKLTGEDANA; encoded by the coding sequence ATGATCACCATTGCTCTCACCGGCTCCATCGGCATGGGAAAATCGACCGCCGCGAAGATGTTTGCTGACGCCGGCGCGTTCGTCTGGGACGCGGATGAAGCCGTGCACCGGCTTTACGCCGCCGGGGGGGCCGGCGCGCGGGCCATCGAGGCCCTTGCGCCGGACGCCGTCGCAGACGGCGCGGTCGACAGGCGAGCGCTTCGCGACGCCGTCCTCGCCAATCCCCTCTTGCTGAAACGGATAGAGGCTGCGATTCACCCGCTGGTCGCCACCGACCGCATGGCGGCGCTTCAGAAAGCGGAAGAGACGGGCGCTGCGGTCGCGGTCTGCGACATTCCGCTGCTTTATGAGACCGGGGGCGATGCGGCCTTCGATCATGTGGCGGTGGTCTCCGCACCACAGGAGGTGCAGCGCGCGCGCGTTCTGGCCCGTCCAGGCATGACTGAGGCGGCTTTCGCGGCGATACGCGACAAGCAGATGGACGACGCCGAGAAGCGCCGTCGCGCGGATTTCGTGATCGACACGGGGCAAGGTTTCGACGCAACGCGCGCGGAAATAAAGCGGATCATGCGCAAGCTGACCGGAGAGGACGCCAATGCGTGA
- the hemJ gene encoding protoporphyrinogen oxidase HemJ yields MAWLEGVFLDFYPWSLALHVISVISWMAGLLYLPRLFVYHAENKENISNLYEIFNKMEIKLFYFIMRPAMISSWVFGLILIFTPGIIDWHDGWPWVKAAMVLSLTWYHHALGRWRKALADRTSHHSGRFFRMVNEIPALLMIVIVLMVIGRPF; encoded by the coding sequence ATGGCGTGGCTTGAAGGGGTTTTTCTCGATTTTTATCCTTGGAGCCTGGCGCTACATGTGATTTCTGTAATTTCTTGGATGGCGGGGTTGCTTTACCTTCCGCGTTTATTTGTTTATCACGCTGAAAATAAAGAAAATATTTCGAATTTATATGAAATTTTTAATAAAATGGAAATAAAGCTTTTCTATTTTATCATGAGGCCGGCAATGATTTCCTCATGGGTTTTTGGGTTGATCCTTATTTTCACACCAGGAATTATCGATTGGCATGATGGTTGGCCCTGGGTGAAGGCCGCCATGGTTCTAAGTCTGACCTGGTATCATCACGCCCTGGGGCGTTGGCGAAAGGCGCTGGCGGATCGAACGAGCCATCATAGCGGCAGGTTCTTTCGTATGGTGAATGAGATTCCAGCGCTTCTGATGATTGTTATCGTTCTAATGGTGATTGGACGGCCATTCTGA
- a CDS encoding FxsA family protein: MWIFIALIVVPIVEIALFIQVGGALGLWPTLALVFLTAIIGGVLLRAQGFSALARMQQALAEGGDPRGPLVEGVMILVAGLLMLTPGFFTDTLGFLLLLPPVRVALIGWAGPRLAARAVHVASGPRRSPASRRDDGPIDAEYEDLTESRNPDRPREPSGWTIPPR; the protein is encoded by the coding sequence ATGTGGATTTTCATCGCGCTGATCGTCGTACCGATCGTCGAGATCGCGCTCTTCATCCAGGTCGGCGGGGCGCTTGGCCTGTGGCCGACGCTCGCACTGGTGTTTCTGACCGCGATCATCGGCGGCGTTCTCTTGCGCGCGCAGGGCTTTTCGGCGTTGGCGCGCATGCAGCAGGCGCTGGCCGAGGGGGGCGACCCGCGCGGACCGTTAGTCGAGGGGGTAATGATCCTGGTCGCCGGTCTCCTGATGCTGACACCCGGGTTCTTCACCGACACGCTCGGCTTTCTGCTGCTGCTGCCGCCCGTCAGGGTCGCGCTGATCGGCTGGGCCGGCCCGCGCCTCGCCGCCCGGGCGGTTCATGTCGCGTCCGGACCGCGACGGAGCCCCGCAAGCCGGCGGGATGATGGGCCGATCGATGCGGAATACGAGGATCTTACGGAGTCGCGAAACCCGGATCGGCCGCGTGAACCGAGCGGCTGGACGATACCGCCGCGCTGA
- the secB gene encoding protein-export chaperone SecB, with product MAEAEPTAAQGPRVAIKAQYVRDASFENVAVQKGDGRMDRKPEIQVGVNLDAKKRGENAYEVILKVNATAKHEDDVLFIVEVEYAGLFEIANVPDAQLHPFLLVECPRLLFPFTRRIVADLTRDGGYPPLMLDMVDFANLYRSEVERRKSAAQGLAGATAGSA from the coding sequence ATGGCTGAAGCAGAACCAACGGCTGCGCAGGGCCCGCGCGTCGCGATCAAGGCGCAGTATGTGCGCGACGCATCCTTCGAAAATGTCGCCGTCCAGAAGGGCGACGGGCGGATGGACCGCAAGCCGGAGATCCAGGTCGGAGTCAATCTCGACGCGAAAAAGCGCGGCGAAAACGCATATGAGGTGATCCTCAAGGTCAACGCGACGGCGAAGCACGAAGATGATGTGCTGTTCATCGTTGAAGTCGAATACGCTGGCCTTTTCGAGATCGCCAACGTGCCGGACGCGCAGCTGCACCCATTCCTGCTGGTCGAATGTCCGCGTTTACTGTTCCCTTTCACGCGGCGTATCGTCGCCGACCTGACGCGCGATGGCGGCTATCCGCCGCTTATGCTGGACATGGTGGATTTCGCCAATCTTTACCGGAGCGAGGTCGAGCGGCGGAAATCCGCCGCCCAGGGTCTCGCCGGCGCGACGGCGGGCTCCGCCTGA
- the mnmE gene encoding tRNA uridine-5-carboxymethylaminomethyl(34) synthesis GTPase MnmE: MGRGQVPVSDNHDTIFAPATAAGRAGVAVIRVSGPDARHCIECLAGSCPAPRYMSLRRLKFASDSDETIDQALVVFFEARSSYTGESMAEFHVHGGRATLARVLEALSGIPGLRMAAPGEFTRRALINGKLDLTQAEGLADLIDAETESQRRQALALTEGRFSSQIASWRGRLIDGLALIEAAIEFGDEVDISDEDLAAVRSNISEIGRELKLILEASAFSKKVREGFEVALVGPPNVGKSSLINMLAEKESAIVSPIAGTTRDVLRIPVDINGLYVTFLDMAGLRDTSDEIEKIGVERALLSAEAADIRILMSSADTRAEADLVKCRDNDIRVWAKCDNGVGPGDINLSTVTGDGVAQLLDMIFTTLSRRAAGSGYAAHKRQLDGLRNAVDELEAALNTNDEEVCAAHAKYAIRALEGIVDPVGAEDVLDEVFARFCIGK; this comes from the coding sequence GTGGGTCGAGGTCAAGTGCCGGTCTCTGATAATCATGACACGATATTCGCGCCGGCCACAGCGGCCGGGCGTGCCGGGGTTGCTGTAATCAGAGTGTCCGGGCCTGACGCCAGGCATTGTATCGAATGCCTGGCTGGTTCCTGCCCCGCACCACGGTACATGAGCCTGAGGCGACTCAAATTCGCGAGTGATTCCGATGAAACGATCGACCAGGCGCTTGTCGTCTTCTTTGAGGCGAGGTCGAGCTATACTGGCGAATCAATGGCGGAATTTCACGTTCATGGAGGACGGGCGACATTGGCGCGTGTGTTGGAAGCGCTTTCGGGGATCCCCGGTTTAAGAATGGCCGCACCCGGAGAGTTCACACGCAGAGCCTTGATCAATGGAAAGCTCGATCTGACCCAAGCGGAGGGTCTTGCCGACCTGATCGACGCTGAAACGGAATCACAGCGCAGACAGGCGCTGGCGCTGACGGAAGGGCGATTCTCCAGTCAGATCGCCAGTTGGCGTGGACGATTGATTGACGGGCTAGCACTGATCGAAGCAGCGATTGAGTTCGGCGACGAGGTCGACATATCCGATGAAGATCTTGCTGCCGTGCGAAGCAACATTTCGGAAATTGGACGCGAATTGAAGCTCATCTTGGAGGCCTCGGCGTTCTCGAAGAAGGTTCGTGAAGGTTTCGAGGTGGCGCTCGTCGGCCCTCCCAATGTGGGCAAGTCGTCTCTGATCAATATGCTGGCGGAAAAGGAAAGCGCTATCGTCTCTCCAATTGCGGGAACAACACGCGATGTTCTACGAATACCTGTCGATATCAATGGATTATACGTGACATTTCTTGATATGGCGGGGCTTCGCGATACCTCGGATGAGATTGAAAAAATCGGGGTCGAGCGCGCATTGTTGAGCGCCGAAGCGGCTGATATTCGAATTCTGATGTCCTCCGCGGATACTCGCGCAGAAGCCGATCTTGTCAAATGCAGAGATAACGATATTCGAGTCTGGGCCAAATGCGATAATGGCGTTGGACCAGGCGACATCAACCTGTCAACAGTGACGGGTGATGGGGTGGCCCAGTTGCTTGATATGATTTTTACGACACTGTCGCGACGGGCCGCAGGCTCCGGATATGCGGCTCATAAGCGTCAGCTCGATGGACTGCGCAACGCAGTCGATGAGCTGGAAGCCGCCCTGAACACGAATGACGAAGAGGTTTGCGCGGCGCATGCGAAGTATGCGATCAGAGCGCTTGAGGGCATCGTCGATCCGGTTGGCGCTGAGGATGTGCTCGATGAGGTGTTCGCTCGATTTTGTATTGGTAAGTAG
- a CDS encoding quinone oxidoreductase family protein — protein MVKRITIDQFGGPEVMKLTEGAEPHPGPGEISIQHEAIGLNFIDTYHRSGLYPLPLPSGIGLEAAGTIVEVGDGVEAMKPGDRVGYCSGPIGAYSEVHAVKADRAIPLPIGISSDTAAASMLKGLTVQYLIRQIYRVKAGETVLFHAAAGGVGLIACQWLKHLGATVIGTVGSDKKAEMAVNAGCDHIIRYDRDDIATRVREITDGGMVPVVFDGVGASTWTASLDSLRKRGLMVSFGNASGPVTDVNLGILASKGSLFVTRPTLFDYTAERADLEAAATDLFDVIGAGAVKIDINAQYPLANAVDAHRDLEARKTTGSTILRP, from the coding sequence ATGGTCAAACGCATCACAATCGATCAGTTCGGAGGCCCGGAAGTCATGAAGCTGACAGAAGGCGCAGAGCCGCATCCAGGTCCGGGTGAAATCTCGATCCAACATGAGGCAATCGGGCTCAATTTCATCGACACCTATCATCGGAGCGGTCTCTACCCATTGCCGCTGCCCAGCGGCATTGGACTGGAGGCTGCCGGCACGATCGTTGAGGTTGGCGACGGCGTTGAAGCGATGAAGCCGGGGGATCGAGTCGGTTACTGTTCGGGTCCCATCGGCGCCTATTCGGAAGTACATGCCGTTAAAGCTGATCGCGCCATTCCGCTTCCCATTGGGATCAGCAGCGACACCGCCGCCGCATCGATGCTGAAAGGCCTGACGGTGCAATATCTTATCAGGCAGATATATAGAGTTAAGGCGGGTGAGACTGTTCTCTTTCACGCGGCCGCCGGTGGTGTCGGTCTCATCGCATGCCAGTGGCTCAAGCACCTCGGCGCCACGGTTATCGGCACGGTTGGATCGGATAAGAAAGCAGAGATGGCGGTGAACGCCGGATGTGATCATATTATCCGATACGATCGGGATGATATCGCGACCAGGGTCCGCGAGATCACGGATGGCGGAATGGTCCCCGTCGTTTTTGACGGGGTCGGCGCCAGCACATGGACAGCTTCCCTCGACAGCCTTCGCAAGCGCGGTCTGATGGTCAGCTTCGGTAACGCCTCAGGCCCAGTGACCGATGTCAATCTCGGAATACTCGCGTCCAAAGGCTCGCTTTTCGTCACAAGGCCGACTCTCTTCGACTACACGGCCGAACGCGCGGATCTTGAAGCCGCCGCAACGGATCTCTTCGATGTAATCGGGGCGGGCGCCGTCAAGATCGACATCAATGCCCAATACCCGTTGGCTAACGCCGTCGACGCTCACCGCGACCTGGAAGCGAGAAAGACTACCGGGTCGACGATCCTTCGCCCTTGA